A genome region from Magnolia sinica isolate HGM2019 chromosome 8, MsV1, whole genome shotgun sequence includes the following:
- the LOC131253553 gene encoding peroxidase P7-like — MAASLSMAFASLSFLLFLMGSSMAQLSTNYYSKSCPSVFSTVKSTVQSAISKEQRMGASLLRLHFHDCFVNGCDGSILLDDTSNFTGEKNAAPNRNSARGFDVVDNIKSAVESKCPGVVSCADILAITARDSVVILGGPSWNVKLGRRDARTASQAAANRSIPPPTSNLNNLISSFRAQGLSTREMVALSGSHTIGQARCTNFRTRIYNETNIDSSFARSRQSNCPRATGSGDNNLAPLDLQTPTAFDNNYYKNLINRRGLLHSDQQLFNGGSTDSQVRSYSTKPSTFNSDFATAMIKMGDIKPLMGSKGEVRKNCRRVN, encoded by the exons ATGGCTGCTTCTTTGTCAATGGCCTTTGCCAGCTTGTCCTTTCTTTTGttcctcatgggaagttccatgGCCCAGCTCTCCACTAACTATTACTCGAAATCGTGTCCCTCCGTTTTCAGCACGGTGAAATCCACCGTCCAATCCGCAATCTCGAAAGAGCAACGGATGGGCGCTTCCCTCCTGCGCCTGCACTTTCATGATTGCTTTGTCAAT GGCTGTGATGGGTCGATCCTACTCGATGACACATCGAATTTCACTGGGGAGAAGAATGCAGCCCCCAATCGAAATTCAGCCCGGGGATTTGACGTGGTTGACAATATAAAATCTGCCGTAGAGAGTAAGTGCCCTGGGGTGGTGTCATGTGCCGACATTCTGGCGATCACGGCACGGGACTCTGTGGTCATA cttggtgggccatcttgGAATGTGAAGTTAGGAAGAAGGGATGCAAGGACAGCAAGCCAGGCAGCTGCCAATAGAAGCATTCCCCCACCAACTTCTAACCTTAACAACCTCATCTCTAGCTTCCGAGCTCAAGGGCTCTCTACTAGGGAGATGGTTGCCTTATCTG GTTCACATACCATCGGCCAAGCGCGGTGCACCAACTTCCGAACCCGCATATACAATGAGACCAACATCGACAGCTCGTTCGCTAGATCGCGACAGTCGAACTGCCCAAGAGCCACCGGCTCAGGCGACAACAACCTGGCACCGCTCGATCTCCAAACACCTACTGCCTTTGACAACAACTACTACAAGAACCTCATCAACCGGCGTGGCCTACTCCACTCCGATCAACAACTATTCAACGGTGGATCTACCGACTCGCAAGTGAGATCGTATAGTACCAAGCCTAGCACATTCAATTCCGACTTTGCCACGGCCATGATCAAGATGGGTGACATCAAGCCGCTCATGGGCTCCAAGGGAGAGGTCAGGAAGAACTGTAGGAGGGTGAATTAA